The following coding sequences are from one Paenibacillus stellifer window:
- a CDS encoding DMT family transporter, which yields MYQPAPRTVSAYGELGAAALIIGSSVTAGKVTAAQLPVFLSQAASLAIALLVLLPLVWIRHRHGVFRVSRRDLLLLILTAFGGMFLFRVFMLYGLRYASAAEGAMITGLTPAAVALLSRWFLGERISGRAGTGVLCSLAGIAVIQLPQFLAPGGENRPASLTGMLLLTAAVVSEAGLSVLRKKLSPDVPSLLAVGYITAFALPMFLAGSAVELLRQGIPVIHPADVALVVYYGICVTALAYILWFRGAAKVTGGTIAVFTALIPVCALGLSHFVLGEPLYLRHFAGAGLVLAGILLVSGYGRRRGNPCTMETGSPSAPRERNA from the coding sequence ATGTATCAACCGGCACCAAGAACCGTGTCGGCTTACGGGGAACTGGGTGCCGCCGCGCTGATCATCGGCAGCTCTGTGACGGCCGGCAAAGTAACGGCCGCGCAGCTTCCTGTCTTTCTGTCGCAGGCCGCCAGTCTTGCAATTGCGCTGCTTGTCCTGCTCCCGCTGGTCTGGATCAGGCATCGGCATGGCGTCTTTAGAGTCAGCCGCCGGGATTTGCTGCTGCTCATTCTTACAGCCTTTGGAGGTATGTTTCTGTTTCGGGTATTCATGCTCTACGGCTTGAGGTATGCCTCCGCCGCAGAGGGTGCTATGATCACAGGGCTGACACCCGCTGCCGTCGCCCTGCTCTCCCGCTGGTTCCTCGGCGAGAGAATATCAGGCAGAGCCGGAACGGGAGTATTGTGCTCGCTGGCCGGAATCGCGGTCATCCAGCTACCGCAGTTTCTTGCGCCTGGAGGGGAGAACCGGCCGGCTTCCCTGACCGGTATGCTGCTGCTGACGGCTGCCGTGGTCTCTGAGGCAGGACTGAGCGTACTTCGCAAAAAGCTGTCTCCCGACGTTCCTTCCCTGCTTGCCGTCGGCTATATTACAGCGTTTGCCCTGCCGATGTTTCTGGCAGGTTCTGCTGTTGAACTTCTGCGCCAGGGCATTCCGGTAATTCATCCGGCAGATGTGGCGTTAGTGGTCTATTACGGCATTTGTGTCACCGCTCTTGCTTATATCCTCTGGTTCCGTGGGGCAGCCAAGGTGACGGGAGGAACGATCGCCGTCTTCACGGCATTAATCCCGGTATGTGCGCTCGGATTGTCCCATTTCGTGCTGGGTGAACCGCTGTATCTACGGCACTTCGCCGGAGCCGGCCTGGTGCTGGCCGGAATTTTGCTGGTCTCCGGCTACGGGAGAAGGCGCGGGAACCCCTGCACTATGGAGACTGGCTCTCCATCTGCCCCAAGAGAACGGAATGCGTAA
- a CDS encoding LTA synthase family protein, which produces MLILKGCLAWWVIFDNALPWKSLLTEIPFAWALFCIIERFASKRKLGYYMTVNLLVTAIFFTAIMYFKYYGVIVTYHAAEQVNQVTAVRNSVFSLMDPYYLLIFVDVVVLGYFFLLTRNGRNFKKEQINTGRGSNKRSFSLLFAASLALCLFNVLPNKASMNEIKKAEEMGILNYEAYTIFAPEKIDLVKASDITQEAIDKAKGITEPASPKYQGAAKGKNLIILQMESLQNFLIGLKVDGQEITPNLNAVMKDSLYFRNFYQMVGQGNTSDAEFVVNTSFYIPPRGAATQMYVDKVLPSLPRLLEENGYQTATFHVNDVEFWNRGELYSSLGWQKYYDHQYFGDEDAFFFGASDEVLYKKTTAKLKEMSESGKPFYAQVISMSAHHPFTIPDKYYKMKLPERYEGTFVGDYVRAQNYADYAFGQFVQELKDAGLWDNSVIMIYGDHMGLPIYSLDNDDKELMTEIYGHDYGYANMTNIPLMIHGVTGAQPQTLDQVGGEVDIFPTAANLLGVSTGNHLLFGQDILNQPYNLLPERYYLPSGSFISSSGLLIPGNSFEDNTQYPIATSSKQPAATEDEYNRALRLLQLSDSYVSQLPEKKSE; this is translated from the coding sequence ATGCTTATCCTCAAAGGATGCCTCGCCTGGTGGGTCATTTTCGACAATGCGCTGCCCTGGAAATCGCTGCTGACGGAAATTCCGTTCGCCTGGGCTCTATTCTGCATTATCGAACGCTTTGCGTCCAAGCGCAAGCTCGGGTATTACATGACAGTCAATCTGCTGGTCACCGCGATCTTCTTCACAGCTATCATGTATTTCAAATACTATGGCGTTATTGTGACGTACCATGCGGCTGAGCAGGTGAACCAGGTAACCGCCGTCCGGAACAGCGTGTTCTCGCTGATGGACCCTTATTATCTGCTGATTTTCGTGGACGTTGTCGTGCTGGGCTATTTTTTTCTGCTCACCCGGAACGGACGCAACTTCAAGAAAGAGCAGATCAACACCGGACGGGGCAGCAACAAGCGCTCATTCTCGCTTCTGTTCGCAGCCTCGCTCGCGCTCTGCCTGTTCAATGTGCTGCCGAACAAGGCCAGCATGAACGAAATCAAGAAGGCGGAAGAGATGGGCATTCTTAATTATGAAGCCTACACGATTTTCGCACCGGAGAAAATCGACCTCGTCAAGGCCAGCGATATAACGCAGGAAGCAATCGACAAGGCCAAGGGCATTACGGAGCCGGCAAGCCCGAAGTACCAGGGAGCGGCCAAGGGCAAGAACCTGATTATCCTGCAGATGGAGTCGCTGCAGAACTTCCTGATCGGACTTAAAGTCGACGGCCAGGAAATCACGCCGAATTTGAACGCCGTCATGAAAGACAGCTTATATTTCCGTAACTTCTACCAGATGGTCGGCCAGGGCAATACGTCTGACGCCGAATTCGTCGTCAACACCTCCTTCTACATTCCGCCGCGCGGAGCAGCTACGCAGATGTATGTCGACAAGGTGCTGCCGAGTCTGCCGCGGCTGCTGGAAGAGAACGGCTACCAGACCGCCACCTTCCACGTCAACGATGTGGAGTTCTGGAACCGCGGTGAGCTGTACAGCTCACTGGGCTGGCAGAAGTACTATGATCACCAATACTTCGGCGACGAAGACGCGTTCTTCTTTGGAGCTTCCGACGAAGTGCTCTACAAGAAGACAACCGCCAAGCTGAAGGAAATGAGCGAGAGCGGCAAGCCGTTCTATGCGCAGGTCATTTCCATGTCGGCGCATCATCCGTTCACGATTCCGGATAAGTACTACAAGATGAAGCTTCCGGAACGCTATGAAGGAACCTTTGTCGGCGACTATGTCCGGGCCCAGAATTACGCCGATTACGCGTTCGGCCAATTCGTGCAGGAGCTGAAAGACGCTGGCCTGTGGGATAACAGTGTCATCATGATCTATGGCGACCATATGGGGCTGCCTATCTATTCCCTCGACAACGACGACAAGGAACTGATGACCGAAATCTACGGCCATGATTACGGATATGCGAATATGACCAATATTCCGCTGATGATTCACGGCGTAACGGGCGCCCAGCCGCAGACGCTGGATCAGGTCGGGGGCGAAGTAGACATTTTCCCGACAGCGGCCAATCTGCTCGGCGTCTCCACAGGCAACCATCTGCTTTTCGGCCAGGACATTCTGAACCAGCCTTACAATCTGCTTCCTGAACGCTACTATCTGCCGTCCGGATCGTTCATCTCAAGCTCCGGCCTGCTGATTCCGGGCAACAGCTTCGAGGACAACACACAGTATCCGATTGCGACCAGCAGCAAGCAGCCTGCGGCTACGGAGGACGAATATAACCGGGCGCTTCGCCTGCTCCAGCTGTCCGACAGCTATGTCTCCCAATTGCCGGAGAAGAAATCGGAATAA
- a CDS encoding methyl-accepting chemotaxis protein encodes MKLATKLTWMMLLVLLLVGSSIGFFGYRAAYNQLDEAAGIELVGCANITTGLVDPSQITALASGDTGNLNAIQDRIGWITGHKPIFKEAFILSLDGKILAADKNMQARGYKAGDSFYFSEKDKEMITSMKHSTYSKVYTYEGVSLKTGYGPIYQDHDPTKPIIALMAINFDGSLVQDRTLQILVQPFIIGAIILIIAILTAYILIRRMVSPLSKLSRSVNHVAHGDLMQESLVLNSKDEIGTLSRDFHEMKENLTRLITEVSDTSAHVASSSQQLSASAQETNRAGEHSVNITIELAEGAQAQLRHLESSYQSVQEMSRFIAEIAANADQAMSDAVSGAEKARLGRQSMDSTTSQMTIMSEQLAGLSGIIGTLAGHSKEIESIVGTIASIAAETNLLALNAAIEAARAGEEGRGFAVVAGSVRKLAERSGDSARQIGELLGLIIAQMDLAEETMNRSTVEMGHGTEMVAAAGSSFSELESAVTGMASQSREISDTVRQLTEIADGLVEAIQSTVSVSNQTAQGAESMSATSQEQLAAMQEIEASSAFLSSLADKLNGLVEQFKVA; translated from the coding sequence ATGAAATTGGCTACTAAATTAACATGGATGATGCTGCTCGTCCTTCTTCTTGTCGGCTCATCCATCGGGTTCTTTGGTTATCGGGCCGCCTACAATCAGTTGGATGAAGCGGCGGGAATCGAGCTTGTAGGCTGTGCCAACATTACGACCGGCCTTGTCGATCCTTCGCAGATCACGGCCCTCGCCTCCGGCGATACCGGCAATCTTAACGCTATTCAGGACCGTATTGGCTGGATTACCGGGCATAAACCGATCTTCAAGGAAGCTTTTATCCTCTCGCTAGATGGTAAAATCCTTGCCGCAGACAAAAATATGCAGGCACGCGGCTATAAAGCCGGGGACTCTTTCTACTTCAGCGAAAAAGATAAAGAGATGATCACTTCGATGAAGCATTCCACTTATTCTAAGGTCTACACCTATGAAGGTGTCTCGCTTAAGACCGGCTACGGCCCTATTTATCAAGACCATGATCCCACCAAACCGATTATCGCTCTCATGGCCATCAACTTTGACGGTTCACTCGTTCAGGACAGAACGCTTCAAATTTTGGTGCAGCCCTTTATTATCGGTGCCATTATTCTCATTATCGCCATCCTGACAGCCTATATTCTGATCCGCCGCATGGTCAGCCCGCTGTCCAAGCTGTCCCGGTCCGTCAACCATGTGGCTCACGGCGATCTGATGCAGGAGTCGCTTGTACTGAACAGCAAAGATGAAATCGGCACGCTGTCGCGTGATTTTCATGAAATGAAGGAGAATCTCACCCGGCTCATCACCGAGGTCAGCGATACTTCCGCTCATGTCGCTTCCTCTTCCCAGCAGTTGTCCGCAAGCGCCCAGGAGACCAACCGTGCCGGAGAACATTCCGTCAACATAACCATTGAGCTCGCCGAAGGCGCTCAGGCTCAGCTTCGCCATCTGGAGAGCAGCTATCAGTCGGTTCAGGAGATGTCCCGATTTATCGCAGAGATTGCCGCGAATGCCGATCAGGCGATGAGCGACGCCGTCAGCGGAGCGGAAAAAGCGCGGCTCGGCCGGCAATCGATGGACTCTACCACCAGCCAGATGACCATCATGAGCGAACAGCTGGCCGGACTGTCCGGCATCATCGGCACGCTGGCCGGCCACTCCAAGGAAATTGAGAGCATCGTCGGCACTATCGCCAGCATCGCAGCGGAGACGAATCTGCTCGCCCTCAACGCCGCTATCGAAGCGGCCCGCGCCGGAGAAGAAGGCCGCGGCTTCGCCGTTGTGGCGGGCTCGGTCCGCAAGCTGGCAGAACGCTCCGGCGATTCAGCCCGGCAGATCGGTGAGCTGCTCGGCCTGATCATCGCCCAGATGGATCTCGCCGAGGAGACCATGAACCGTTCGACTGTGGAGATGGGGCACGGAACGGAGATGGTAGCCGCCGCAGGCAGCTCTTTCTCGGAACTCGAATCCGCCGTAACGGGCATGGCATCCCAGAGCAGGGAGATCTCCGATACAGTCCGTCAGCTTACGGAAATTGCAGACGGCCTCGTCGAGGCTATCCAGAGCACCGTCAGCGTATCGAACCAGACCGCCCAGGGCGCCGAGAGCATGTCCGCTACTTCTCAGGAGCAGCTCGCGGCCATGCAGGAAATCGAAGCTTCCTCCGCCTTCCTCTCCTCGCTGGCGGACAAGCTCAACGGGCTGGTGGAACAATTCAAGGTAGCTTGA
- a CDS encoding PLP-dependent aminotransferase family protein, whose translation MWITIDKHSGLSLSRQIYGAIRSRILRGEPAAGDKLPSTRELSSQLGVSRNTVLEAYELLLAEGFLASRSGSGTYVAQGAVMKDAPLDLFSGHRHRQSSPVPVTASPDAGRREGRAVISFRTGLPEIGHFPRRTWGDLLRTAALDLPDLAFGYGDPAGEPQLRDALSRYLLQSRGVCVPAGGLAITSGAVQGIQLAARLLLQPGDEALIEEPTNAELKSILASTGAVLQGVPVDDYGLVTEALPRPGRSSLIYVTPSHQFPLGGILPIQRRIELIRYARETGSFIIEDDYDSEFRFDSAPAHSLQSLAPERVFYIGTFSKMMFPALRIGYAVIPPAFFERFAALKKLADYHTPVLEQIALARFIEERKLHTHIFRMRKIYRARRNALLESLETHFPDQHRILGRAAGLHLTVELRTPLPDALPRLLEQEGVFASQIPGQRLVLGYGHLEKDEIAEGIRRIHSAIAEG comes from the coding sequence ATGTGGATCACCATCGACAAGCATTCCGGACTGTCCCTGTCCCGACAAATTTACGGCGCCATCCGCTCCCGCATCCTTCGCGGCGAGCCTGCGGCTGGCGATAAACTGCCATCCACAAGAGAACTGTCCTCCCAACTCGGCGTGTCGCGGAATACGGTGCTCGAAGCCTATGAGCTGCTGCTTGCCGAGGGCTTCCTCGCGTCCCGGTCCGGTTCAGGAACTTATGTAGCCCAAGGTGCCGTTATGAAAGACGCACCCTTGGACCTGTTCTCCGGGCATAGGCATAGGCAATCCTCCCCCGTTCCTGTTACCGCTTCTCCCGATGCCGGGAGGCGTGAAGGGCGGGCTGTCATTTCGTTCAGAACCGGACTGCCTGAAATCGGTCATTTTCCCCGCAGGACGTGGGGCGATCTGCTGCGCACCGCCGCGCTCGATTTGCCGGATCTTGCATTTGGCTATGGAGATCCTGCAGGCGAGCCTCAGCTCCGGGATGCATTATCCCGCTACCTCCTGCAATCACGCGGCGTCTGCGTTCCTGCAGGCGGGCTGGCGATTACAAGCGGAGCCGTTCAGGGTATCCAGCTTGCCGCCAGACTGCTGCTCCAACCAGGAGATGAAGCCCTGATCGAGGAGCCCACCAACGCCGAGCTTAAGTCCATCCTTGCCTCCACGGGAGCGGTCCTGCAGGGGGTTCCCGTGGACGACTATGGGCTGGTTACCGAAGCTCTGCCGCGGCCCGGACGTTCCAGCCTGATTTACGTAACCCCGTCCCACCAGTTCCCGCTTGGGGGCATCCTTCCCATCCAGCGGCGGATTGAGCTTATTCGCTACGCCCGGGAAACCGGCAGCTTCATCATCGAGGACGATTATGACAGCGAGTTCCGGTTCGACAGCGCCCCGGCCCATTCGCTTCAGAGTCTTGCACCGGAACGGGTATTCTATATCGGAACCTTCAGCAAGATGATGTTCCCGGCGCTGAGAATCGGCTACGCAGTCATACCTCCTGCCTTTTTCGAACGATTTGCAGCGCTGAAGAAGCTGGCCGATTATCATACGCCCGTTCTGGAACAGATCGCCCTGGCCCGGTTCATCGAGGAGAGGAAACTGCATACCCATATTTTCCGGATGAGAAAAATTTACCGTGCCCGGCGAAACGCCCTGCTCGAAAGCCTGGAGACCCATTTTCCAGACCAACACCGCATTCTCGGAAGGGCAGCCGGACTGCATCTGACGGTCGAGCTTCGTACCCCGCTGCCAGACGCTCTCCCCCGGCTTCTCGAGCAGGAGGGGGTCTTCGCCTCCCAGATCCCGGGTCAACGGCTGGTTCTGGGCTATGGCCATCTGGAGAAGGATGAGATTG
- a CDS encoding MarR family winged helix-turn-helix transcriptional regulator, protein MPEQINPLVERIGLSMWRVQKRIASGIALNVELGLTFPQFSLLNMIAREGRARVVTLAERMEVKSSAVTVMLDRMEAVGLVRREQDENDRRAVVVSLTEKGENVRSEGHRRSLVLLEEHLSILTPEELAQFADCYDLLDRQKR, encoded by the coding sequence ATGCCGGAACAGATCAACCCGCTGGTGGAGCGGATTGGATTATCGATGTGGCGGGTACAGAAGAGAATTGCTTCGGGAATCGCCTTGAATGTGGAGCTTGGCCTTACATTTCCGCAGTTCTCGCTGCTGAACATGATCGCCCGGGAGGGACGGGCCAGAGTGGTCACGCTTGCGGAGCGTATGGAGGTTAAATCGAGCGCCGTGACGGTTATGCTGGACCGGATGGAAGCGGTCGGACTGGTCCGAAGGGAACAGGATGAGAATGACCGGAGAGCTGTGGTGGTGTCGCTGACCGAGAAAGGCGAAAATGTGCGAAGCGAGGGCCATAGACGTTCGCTCGTTCTGCTTGAAGAGCATCTATCCATTCTCACCCCCGAGGAGCTTGCCCAATTTGCGGATTGCTATGACCTGTTGGATAGACAGAAGCGTTGA